A single region of the Arthrobacter sp. zg-Y820 genome encodes:
- a CDS encoding ROK family protein yields MSAGTSPGTDSIRAQNLSRILTLLHRRGPLSRADLTRLCGFNRSTVGALAAELGELGLAYETDPQPLKRVGRPSPLVHANENVAAIAVHPDVDAVTVGLVGLGGKVHRRVRYDAGSPPTVADTVNISRAVVQGMSSELAGMTRLAGVGAAVPGLVNNHDGSVLLAPHLAWSQEPLAAALSAGLGLPARAANDANLGSLAESLFGAAVGASDVVYLNGSASGVGGGAVVGGVPLRGAAGYAGELGHTVVNPGGAACHCGRRGCLETEVSLGRLLAVLQLDHADQDQLEAAMAQDSSPALIAETHRQLDLLAVALTNFVNIFNPGIIVLGGFLGVLHSFAPGRLEAAVADGAIGGLGSEVPISRAALGSDLLLVGAAELAFAGLLADPASVGALPQTAIR; encoded by the coding sequence ATGAGTGCTGGCACCTCCCCGGGCACCGACAGCATCCGCGCGCAGAACCTTTCCCGGATCCTGACCCTGCTCCACCGCCGGGGACCGCTTTCACGCGCGGATCTGACCCGCCTGTGCGGCTTCAACCGTTCCACCGTGGGAGCCCTCGCCGCCGAACTGGGCGAGCTCGGGCTGGCCTATGAAACGGACCCGCAGCCGCTCAAACGGGTCGGTCGGCCCAGTCCCCTGGTGCATGCGAACGAGAACGTTGCGGCCATCGCCGTGCATCCCGACGTCGATGCCGTCACCGTGGGCCTGGTGGGTTTGGGCGGCAAGGTTCACCGCCGGGTCCGGTACGACGCCGGAAGCCCTCCCACCGTGGCCGATACCGTCAATATCAGCAGGGCAGTGGTTCAAGGCATGTCATCCGAGCTGGCCGGCATGACCCGGCTCGCCGGCGTGGGGGCCGCTGTTCCCGGGCTGGTCAACAACCACGACGGCTCGGTGCTGCTGGCCCCGCACCTGGCCTGGTCCCAGGAACCGCTGGCCGCCGCGCTGTCCGCCGGGCTGGGCCTGCCCGCCCGCGCCGCGAATGACGCCAACCTGGGATCCCTGGCGGAGAGCCTGTTCGGCGCCGCGGTGGGAGCGTCCGACGTCGTCTACCTCAACGGCAGCGCGAGCGGGGTGGGCGGCGGCGCCGTGGTGGGCGGTGTTCCGCTGCGCGGCGCCGCCGGTTACGCCGGCGAGCTGGGCCACACCGTGGTGAACCCCGGCGGCGCCGCGTGCCACTGCGGCCGGCGCGGCTGCCTGGAGACCGAGGTCAGCCTCGGCCGGCTGCTGGCGGTGCTGCAGCTCGATCACGCCGACCAGGACCAACTGGAGGCCGCCATGGCGCAGGACTCCTCCCCCGCGCTGATTGCCGAAACCCACCGGCAGCTGGATCTGCTGGCCGTGGCCCTGACCAATTTCGTGAACATCTTCAATCCGGGCATCATCGTGCTGGGCGGATTCCTGGGCGTGCTCCACTCCTTCGCCCCCGGCCGGCTTGAAGCCGCCGTCGCCGACGGCGCCATCGGCGGGCTGGGCAGCGAGGTTCCCATCTCCCGGGCCGCGCTGGGCTCCGACCTGCTGCTGGTCGGAGCCGCGGAGCTGGCCTTCGCCGGACTGCTGGCCGATCCGGCGTCGGTGGGGGCGTTGCCGCAGACAGCCATCCGCTGA
- the xylA gene encoding xylose isomerase has translation MTMTPSPSDRFTFGLWTVGWTGNDPFGVPTRSALDPVEGLHRLAELGAYGVTFHDNDLIPFDASSAERGRILKNFTTALAETGLKVPMVTTNLFSHPVFKDGGFTSNDRSVRRFALRKVLANLDLAAEMGAETFVMWGGREGAEYDGSKDFAAAFDRMKEGVDTAAGYIKEKGYNLRIALEPKPNEPRGDIFLPTIGHALAFIGQLEHGDIVGLNPETGHEQMAGLNFTHGIAQALWSGKLFHIDLNGQKSIKYDQDLVFGHGDLTSAFFTVDLLENGFPNGGPTYDGPRHFDYKPSRTEGYDGVWASAAANMSMYLLLKERARAFRADPEVQEALAVSGVFELGQSTLDAGESTADFLADAGSFENYDADKAGERDFGFVRLNQLALEHLMGAR, from the coding sequence GTGACAATGACGCCATCGCCATCCGACCGTTTTACCTTTGGCCTCTGGACCGTGGGCTGGACCGGAAATGATCCGTTCGGTGTTCCGACCCGCTCCGCGCTCGACCCGGTCGAAGGCCTGCACCGGCTCGCCGAGCTGGGCGCCTACGGGGTGACCTTCCACGACAACGACCTCATTCCGTTTGACGCCAGCTCTGCCGAACGCGGCCGAATCCTGAAGAACTTCACCACGGCGCTGGCGGAAACCGGCCTGAAGGTACCCATGGTCACTACCAACCTGTTCAGCCATCCGGTCTTCAAGGACGGCGGTTTCACCTCCAATGACCGCTCCGTCCGCCGCTTCGCCCTGCGCAAGGTCCTCGCCAACCTGGACCTGGCCGCGGAGATGGGTGCCGAAACATTTGTCATGTGGGGCGGCCGCGAAGGCGCCGAGTACGACGGATCCAAGGACTTCGCCGCGGCGTTTGACCGCATGAAGGAGGGCGTCGACACCGCTGCCGGCTACATCAAGGAAAAGGGCTACAACCTGCGCATCGCGCTGGAGCCCAAGCCGAACGAGCCCCGCGGGGACATCTTCCTGCCCACCATCGGGCATGCCCTGGCCTTCATCGGTCAGCTGGAGCACGGCGACATTGTGGGCCTGAACCCCGAGACGGGCCACGAACAGATGGCCGGGCTGAACTTCACGCACGGCATCGCCCAGGCACTGTGGTCCGGCAAGCTCTTCCACATCGACCTCAACGGCCAGAAGTCCATCAAGTATGACCAGGACCTGGTCTTCGGCCACGGCGACCTGACCAGCGCCTTCTTCACCGTGGACCTGCTGGAGAACGGCTTCCCCAACGGCGGCCCCACGTATGACGGCCCGCGGCACTTTGACTACAAGCCCTCCCGCACCGAGGGCTACGACGGCGTCTGGGCTTCGGCGGCCGCCAACATGTCCATGTACCTGCTGCTCAAGGAACGTGCCCGGGCCTTCCGCGCCGATCCCGAGGTCCAGGAAGCCCTGGCCGTATCAGGCGTCTTTGAACTGGGCCAGTCCACTCTGGACGCCGGGGAAAGCACCGCCGATTTCCTCGCCGACGCCGGGTCCTTCGAGAATTACGACGCCGACAAGGCCGGCGAGCGCGACTTCGGCTTCGTCCGGCTGAACCAGCTGGCGCTGGAACACCTGATGGGCGCCCGCTAA
- a CDS encoding AraC family transcriptional regulator, translated as MNKSDSTDGSRQVFDNDAMSEIGRGHLSSPSDKSFTIHRYAPAPPSGRWLRAFWIPVWHVPRGEVREQRILTYPVCLLSITAGYARLVGPTTTAARVPLAGTGWAFGVMLTPSTGRAVLAEEIAGLTNRHTELEAIPLLADLVPLIRDRMSPDPALPSAHAAARRLIEERFAALPRPAGAALLIDRLVARVEHDAAITSVRSLCEVFGLRERTLQRLCARFLGVSPLWLIRQRRLQEACAVLRLSDGSLGDLASRLGYADQAHFSRDFRRATGWTPREFAALARPRSSSTGP; from the coding sequence TTGAACAAATCCGACAGCACGGACGGAAGCAGGCAGGTGTTCGACAACGACGCAATGAGCGAAATCGGCAGGGGCCACCTCAGCAGCCCGAGCGACAAATCCTTCACAATCCACCGCTACGCTCCCGCGCCGCCGTCGGGCCGGTGGCTCCGCGCGTTCTGGATTCCCGTGTGGCACGTACCCCGCGGTGAAGTCCGCGAACAGCGGATCCTCACCTATCCGGTGTGTCTGCTCAGCATCACCGCCGGATACGCGCGGCTGGTGGGCCCGACTACGACGGCGGCCCGGGTGCCACTGGCAGGCACCGGGTGGGCATTCGGCGTCATGCTCACTCCGAGCACCGGCCGCGCGGTACTGGCGGAAGAAATTGCCGGCCTGACGAACCGGCATACCGAACTGGAGGCCATCCCCCTGCTGGCGGATCTGGTGCCCCTCATCCGGGACCGGATGAGCCCCGATCCGGCCCTGCCGTCAGCACACGCCGCGGCACGCCGGCTCATCGAGGAACGCTTCGCGGCACTTCCTCGGCCGGCCGGGGCCGCACTCTTGATCGACCGGCTGGTCGCACGCGTGGAGCACGACGCCGCAATCACCTCCGTGCGGTCCCTCTGCGAAGTTTTCGGGCTGCGTGAGCGGACGCTGCAGCGGCTGTGCGCACGGTTCCTGGGTGTCAGCCCGCTCTGGCTCATCCGGCAGCGCCGGCTGCAGGAAGCCTGCGCTGTGCTGCGCCTCTCCGACGGGTCGCTCGGCGACCTCGCTTCGCGGCTCGGCTACGCGGACCAGGCCCATTTCTCCCGCGATTTCCGCCGGGCCACGGGGTGGACGCCCCGTGAGTTTGCGGCACTGGCACGACCGCGCAGCAGCAGCACCGGCCCGTAG
- a CDS encoding TIGR03086 family metal-binding protein yields MTTSLDLWRKNAEPFGSLVSRATNWDAPTPCEGWTARDLVEHVVSTERDFLKQHGLAGPVVDTANPERQWLEHERFVAELLADPAVAGREFAGYFGPSTIGETLPGFYGGDLIVHRWDLAISQGADAELSEEDLDAVDAAMDGFGEQAYGPGLFGPPVPVPDDAGHQRRVLARTGRRS; encoded by the coding sequence ATGACAACATCTCTGGACCTCTGGCGCAAGAACGCCGAGCCGTTTGGCTCACTCGTTTCCCGTGCCACGAACTGGGACGCTCCGACGCCCTGCGAGGGGTGGACCGCACGAGACCTCGTGGAGCACGTGGTCTCCACCGAACGGGATTTCCTGAAGCAGCACGGGCTGGCCGGTCCGGTGGTGGACACTGCCAATCCGGAGAGGCAGTGGCTGGAGCATGAACGCTTTGTCGCCGAGCTGCTGGCAGATCCGGCAGTCGCGGGCCGGGAGTTCGCCGGCTATTTCGGTCCCAGCACCATTGGAGAGACATTGCCGGGTTTTTACGGGGGTGACCTGATCGTGCACCGCTGGGATCTGGCCATCTCCCAGGGGGCCGACGCGGAACTCTCGGAGGAGGACTTGGACGCGGTGGACGCTGCGATGGACGGGTTCGGGGAGCAGGCCTACGGGCCCGGTTTGTTTGGGCCTCCCGTGCCGGTGCCCGACGACGCCGGTCACCAGCGCCGGGTGCTCGCCCGGACGGGACGCAGGTCCTGA
- a CDS encoding SGNH/GDSL hydrolase family protein — MPPTPAPSAVVDDAGERLGALVGDAGRPAEVALLGDSFAAGEGAGSYQSVRGVADSLCHRSADALLADAAGTPPSPSGTAILHNLACSRARMSSVTAAQAVEGHGPEGVPAQLEQLAGIRADLVLLSIGGNDLGFAGLLQACVVDTEPCGQDPALRETTRQQLLQLQAPLTDVYRTLGAATPAPVLVLPYPRLFDAGAEDCGRLTSTELAFGLEITDALNSTIERSVQAANLPNVRYVNALEDSFAGRGACSPDPLVNTARFGPLLNAATSVPASQEVLHPTQEGYRVLTRDLLRWLEENPM; from the coding sequence ATGCCGCCGACCCCGGCGCCGTCCGCCGTCGTGGACGATGCTGGCGAACGCCTGGGAGCGCTCGTCGGGGACGCCGGCAGGCCCGCGGAAGTGGCCCTGCTCGGCGACTCCTTTGCCGCCGGTGAAGGCGCAGGCTCCTATCAGTCGGTGCGCGGTGTGGCGGACAGCCTCTGCCACCGCAGCGCCGATGCCCTGCTGGCCGACGCGGCCGGGACTCCGCCATCGCCCTCGGGGACCGCAATCCTCCACAACCTTGCCTGCTCCCGGGCGCGGATGTCTTCCGTGACCGCGGCGCAGGCTGTGGAGGGGCACGGACCGGAGGGCGTGCCCGCGCAGCTGGAGCAGCTGGCCGGAATCCGGGCGGACCTGGTGCTGCTGTCGATCGGTGGAAATGACCTGGGCTTCGCCGGCCTGCTGCAGGCCTGCGTGGTGGACACCGAGCCCTGCGGCCAGGATCCGGCCCTGCGGGAGACCACCCGGCAGCAGTTGCTCCAGCTGCAGGCTCCGCTCACTGACGTGTACCGCACATTGGGCGCAGCAACGCCGGCTCCGGTGCTGGTCCTGCCGTATCCGCGGCTTTTCGACGCCGGGGCAGAGGACTGCGGAAGGCTTACGTCCACTGAACTGGCATTCGGCCTGGAGATCACCGACGCATTGAACAGCACCATCGAGCGCTCGGTGCAGGCGGCGAACCTGCCGAACGTGCGGTATGTGAATGCCCTGGAGGACTCGTTCGCCGGGCGGGGAGCCTGCAGCCCGGATCCGCTGGTGAATACTGCCCGGTTCGGTCCGCTTCTGAACGCCGCGACCTCGGTGCCGGCGTCCCAGGAGGTGCTGCATCCAACGCAGGAGGGGTACCGGGTTTTGACCCGTGACCTGCTTCGGTGGCTGGAGGAAAACCCGATGTAA
- a CDS encoding zinc ribbon domain-containing protein, with amino-acid sequence MTYCMSCGTKLEPEWQFCANCRHPVSESGDQQGTTDTATAAGAAGAPASPAAADPTGRATTPAAANATGPAASPAAGPETAPVPPNGATPITETGGRGPQDPSGPGGSGGSGGDGTGGPDGPATPRKKTNRKAIIISTIAVVLVVVGVGAFLFIQNMLRGGAGSPEKVAENLIESIETKDAIGLVTMVAPAERDTLQRLQEGVMEKVEEFGILEAADKVGEDTGETDTEVNFDGITVTFENVEPEIEEVDDQLAVLKFTSGTVRVQVDPEQTTGAIRSGLEAADEMEPIDETTDLADVGSEDKPLLMAAVKDNGRWYLSPLYTGLEMVTQYTDTARGTLPEGTDGSGSPAEAAQSLIGAVPGILQSGKFTDLGNYLSSYEGNAVHYYGGALNEQMEGGINVDIEMTANSFQDAEEDGDRGLATVENLEVDVEGDTMRLTSDCIELGGSDEVCRGKSGYVMHGEADGESVMRALPPLSLSSIKEDGKWKVSLMDTSTDWVLQWLDTITREQALAMLDLARSEDAAGTMVLGEEADVKFNSAGYAVMSLEVDEATQLDSTDEYSSFTVYSADGKEEITSSGDYQPEETPAGEYKVVVFAGDEWADEFAGQGNDVEYSSTMTFDGVVEPPTINGLPGEDYGYLSVDGYPGSSEELSLEVPKGNNVDLVITAMGSYAEWDKPGTLVLTLDGKDYTVPVGNDEEELVIPYPDGAEELVLKLELKKGGGSGSEVDYKISFK; translated from the coding sequence ATGACTTACTGCATGTCCTGCGGCACCAAACTAGAACCGGAATGGCAATTCTGTGCCAACTGCCGCCATCCCGTCAGCGAAAGCGGGGATCAGCAGGGCACAACGGACACTGCCACGGCTGCGGGCGCTGCAGGCGCCCCAGCCTCGCCGGCTGCCGCTGACCCGACCGGCAGGGCGACGACGCCGGCTGCCGCTAATGCGACCGGCCCCGCGGCCAGTCCCGCGGCCGGCCCGGAGACCGCCCCGGTTCCCCCCAACGGTGCAACGCCGATTACCGAAACCGGCGGCCGCGGGCCGCAGGATCCGTCAGGCCCCGGTGGATCCGGTGGATCAGGCGGCGACGGGACCGGCGGTCCCGACGGCCCCGCAACACCCCGCAAGAAAACCAACCGCAAGGCCATCATCATCTCGACCATCGCCGTCGTACTGGTGGTGGTGGGCGTGGGAGCCTTCCTCTTCATCCAGAACATGCTGCGCGGCGGCGCGGGCTCACCCGAGAAGGTCGCCGAGAACCTGATCGAATCCATCGAGACCAAGGACGCCATCGGCCTGGTCACCATGGTGGCGCCGGCGGAGCGAGATACCCTGCAGCGGCTGCAGGAAGGCGTCATGGAGAAGGTCGAGGAGTTCGGCATCCTCGAAGCCGCCGACAAGGTTGGAGAAGACACCGGGGAAACCGACACCGAGGTCAACTTCGACGGCATCACCGTGACGTTTGAAAACGTCGAACCGGAAATCGAAGAGGTCGATGACCAGCTGGCCGTGCTGAAGTTCACCTCCGGCACGGTCCGTGTCCAGGTCGATCCCGAGCAGACCACGGGAGCCATCCGGTCCGGATTGGAGGCGGCGGACGAAATGGAACCGATCGATGAGACCACCGATCTCGCCGACGTCGGATCAGAAGACAAACCGCTGCTGATGGCCGCCGTGAAGGACAACGGGCGCTGGTATCTCAGCCCGCTCTACACCGGCCTGGAAATGGTCACGCAGTACACCGACACCGCCCGCGGCACCCTGCCCGAGGGCACCGACGGCAGCGGTTCGCCGGCGGAAGCCGCGCAGTCCCTGATCGGGGCCGTGCCGGGCATCCTGCAGAGCGGTAAGTTCACTGACCTGGGCAACTACCTCAGCAGCTATGAGGGCAACGCCGTTCATTACTACGGCGGCGCGCTGAACGAACAGATGGAAGGCGGCATCAACGTCGACATCGAGATGACCGCCAATTCCTTCCAGGACGCGGAGGAGGACGGCGACCGGGGCCTCGCCACCGTGGAAAACCTGGAGGTGGACGTGGAAGGCGACACCATGCGCCTGACCTCGGACTGCATTGAGCTCGGGGGGTCGGACGAAGTCTGCCGCGGCAAGTCCGGCTACGTCATGCACGGCGAAGCCGACGGCGAATCCGTCATGCGTGCGCTCCCGCCGCTGAGCCTGTCCAGCATCAAGGAGGACGGCAAGTGGAAGGTCAGCCTGATGGACACCAGCACCGACTGGGTCCTGCAGTGGCTGGATACCATCACCCGCGAGCAGGCTCTGGCGATGCTGGATCTGGCCCGCAGCGAAGATGCCGCGGGAACCATGGTGCTCGGCGAGGAAGCGGACGTGAAGTTCAACTCGGCCGGCTATGCGGTCATGAGCCTGGAAGTGGACGAAGCGACCCAGCTGGACAGCACTGACGAGTACAGCAGTTTCACCGTCTATTCCGCGGACGGCAAGGAAGAGATCACCAGTTCCGGGGACTACCAGCCGGAGGAAACCCCTGCCGGCGAGTACAAGGTTGTCGTTTTCGCCGGTGACGAATGGGCCGACGAGTTCGCCGGCCAGGGCAACGACGTGGAGTATTCCAGCACAATGACGTTCGACGGCGTCGTTGAGCCGCCGACGATCAACGGTCTTCCCGGCGAAGACTACGGCTACCTCAGCGTTGACGGCTACCCCGGCTCCTCCGAGGAGTTAAGCCTTGAGGTTCCCAAGGGCAACAACGTTGACCTCGTCATCACTGCCATGGGCAGCTACGCGGAATGGGACAAGCCCGGCACCCTCGTGCTGACGCTGGACGGCAAGGACTACACGGTGCCGGTGGGCAACGACGAGGAAGAACTCGTCATCCCCTACCCCGACGGCGCTGAGGAGCTGGTGCTGAAGCTCGAACTGAAGAAGGGCGGAGGCAGCGGCAGCGAAGTCGATTACAAAATCAGCTTCAAGTAA
- a CDS encoding FAD-dependent oxidoreductase, with translation MKAVRVHRQGEEPQIDEVPAREIAGPGGSGRHVAVLGAGILGVSAAVQLLRGGARVTLVTEGHPASGASGRSLSWLNSGGDYPPDYHQLRLAGIDRYRTLLARNPDIDWLRFDGGVSWEEGPALASRYEAQQAKAYDARLVSGAEIAGMVPGLDRAALPSTVLFNPGEGWVDLPHLIRQLLREFALRGGTLVTAAGPTAVAAEGGTAVGLRTGTGTLYPADAVLVAAGAGTPAILRPLGLDLLDGSEPALLVVTEPKAHGLRAVLNTPRVSLRPHPGSRLALDAAWCLDQITQHDDGGWAVDPQVAQELADEASALLAGHPRLVPQSWRIGLKPVPGDGLPALGPVPGVPGCFVAFTHSGATLGLIAGELLAGEILTGRPHPVLAPFRPERLLRPASAVSAGPGLAGG, from the coding sequence GTGAAGGCTGTCCGTGTGCACCGCCAGGGTGAGGAACCGCAGATCGACGAGGTACCGGCACGTGAAATCGCGGGTCCTGGCGGATCCGGCCGGCACGTGGCAGTGCTGGGCGCCGGAATCCTGGGGGTCTCCGCTGCGGTGCAGCTGCTGCGCGGCGGCGCCCGGGTCACTTTGGTGACGGAGGGGCATCCGGCCAGCGGGGCATCGGGGCGGTCGCTGTCCTGGCTGAACTCCGGCGGCGACTATCCGCCGGACTACCATCAGCTGCGGCTGGCCGGTATCGACCGCTACCGCACCCTGCTGGCCCGGAATCCCGACATCGACTGGCTCCGCTTCGACGGCGGCGTGTCCTGGGAGGAGGGCCCGGCGCTTGCCTCGCGGTACGAGGCCCAGCAGGCCAAGGCGTACGACGCGCGGCTGGTTTCCGGCGCGGAGATCGCCGGCATGGTTCCGGGCCTGGACCGCGCGGCACTGCCGTCCACGGTGCTGTTCAACCCGGGGGAGGGGTGGGTGGACCTTCCGCATTTGATCCGGCAGCTGCTGCGCGAATTCGCGCTCCGCGGCGGAACCCTGGTGACCGCTGCCGGGCCCACCGCTGTAGCGGCCGAGGGAGGGACCGCCGTCGGGCTCCGGACCGGGACGGGGACCCTGTACCCGGCCGACGCCGTCCTGGTCGCCGCCGGTGCCGGCACTCCGGCGATCCTGCGGCCGCTCGGCCTTGACCTGCTGGACGGCTCGGAGCCGGCGCTGCTGGTGGTGACCGAGCCCAAGGCGCACGGACTGCGGGCGGTGCTGAACACGCCGCGGGTTTCCCTCCGGCCCCATCCCGGGTCCCGGCTGGCGCTGGACGCCGCCTGGTGCCTGGATCAGATCACGCAGCACGACGACGGCGGCTGGGCCGTGGACCCGCAGGTGGCCCAGGAGCTCGCGGACGAAGCCTCCGCGCTGCTGGCCGGACATCCCCGGCTGGTGCCGCAGAGCTGGCGGATCGGGCTGAAGCCGGTGCCGGGCGACGGGCTGCCCGCCCTGGGGCCGGTTCCCGGTGTGCCCGGCTGCTTCGTGGCGTTCACGCATTCCGGAGCGACGCTGGGGCTGATCGCCGGGGAACTGCTGGCCGGGGAAATCCTCACCGGGCGTCCGCATCCGGTGCTGGCGCCGTTCCGGCCCGAGCGGCTGCTTCGTCCCGCATCCGCGGTGTCGGCAGGGCCCGGCCTGGCCGGAGGATGA
- a CDS encoding D-2-hydroxyacid dehydrogenase, producing the protein MNPQPVIAVLAGNRPLVGLEELQRQAEVRVTDNAGLPEALAGADILYLWDYFADGVRQAWPAADSLRWIHAPAAGVDKLLFPELVASDVVLTNARGVFDRPMAEHVLAAMFHFAKDFGRASAQQQRRQWRQYATTDLAGCSVLVAGTGSIGRCTARLLAAVGLRVDGMGRTARSGDADFGTIHASTDFAAVAGAYDYIVLAAPLTPETRGMLGRDVLAALKPTAVLINVGRGALADEAALEDALRSGSLAGAALDVFETEPLPPSSGLWELDNVLVTPHLSGDSRKQLPELARQFAENLAAWKAGRPLANVVDKQLGFVPA; encoded by the coding sequence ATGAATCCTCAGCCCGTGATTGCCGTCCTTGCCGGAAACCGTCCCCTCGTGGGACTGGAGGAGCTTCAGCGGCAGGCGGAGGTCCGGGTGACCGACAACGCCGGGCTGCCCGAGGCCCTGGCCGGCGCGGACATCCTCTACCTCTGGGACTACTTCGCCGACGGCGTCCGGCAGGCCTGGCCGGCCGCGGACTCCCTGCGCTGGATCCATGCTCCCGCCGCCGGCGTGGACAAGCTGCTGTTCCCCGAGCTGGTGGCCTCCGACGTCGTGCTCACCAACGCCCGCGGCGTCTTTGACCGGCCCATGGCCGAGCACGTGCTGGCAGCTATGTTCCATTTCGCCAAGGACTTCGGCCGCGCCTCCGCCCAGCAGCAGCGGCGCCAATGGCGCCAGTACGCAACCACCGACCTGGCCGGATGCTCCGTGCTGGTGGCGGGGACCGGCAGCATCGGCCGCTGCACGGCGCGGCTGCTGGCCGCCGTCGGACTGCGCGTGGACGGGATGGGCCGCACCGCCCGCAGCGGAGACGCGGACTTCGGCACCATTCACGCCAGCACTGATTTTGCCGCCGTGGCCGGCGCCTACGACTACATCGTGCTCGCGGCACCGCTCACCCCGGAGACCCGGGGCATGCTCGGCCGGGACGTCCTCGCCGCCCTGAAACCGACGGCGGTGCTCATCAACGTGGGCCGCGGCGCCCTGGCGGACGAGGCGGCGCTGGAGGATGCCCTGCGCAGCGGGAGCCTGGCCGGAGCGGCGTTGGACGTGTTTGAGACCGAGCCGCTGCCGCCGAGCAGCGGGCTTTGGGAACTGGACAACGTGCTGGTTACCCCGCACCTGTCCGGGGATTCCCGGAAGCAGCTGCCGGAGCTGGCACGGCAGTTCGCCGAGAACCTGGCGGCCTGGAAGGCCGGGCGGCCGCTCGCGAACGTGGTGGACAAGCAGCTGGGCTTCGTTCCCGCGTGA
- a CDS encoding FGGY-family carbohydrate kinase, producing MALVAGVDSSTQSCKVVIRDAGTGALIRSGTARHESGTEIDPDIWWSALQLALAAAGGLDDVAAVAVSGQQHGMVCLDEDGAVVRPALLWNDTRSAAAADKLVSDAGPDGARYWAAETGTVPVASITAAKLRWLAENEPENAALTAAVCLPHDWLSWRLAGHGPGSGLAGLDALRTDRSDASGTGYWSPRTGEYLPAVLEQTLGHVPLLPRVLGPLDADQRTAGGAVIAPGTGDNAGAALGVGAGVGDVVVSVGTSGTVFAVTADPTADATGLVAGFADASGHFLPLTATLNASRILDATAALLSVDLPALTRLALEAVEGAGGLSLVPYFEGERTPNLPDATGSLHGITLANYTPANLARAAVEGIACSLADGLAALADLGIEARRIILVGGGARSEALQHAVSAVFGMPVTVPEPGEYVADGAARQAAAVLTGEWPQWTAAAASVVQAPPAPQILERYRRVAGLV from the coding sequence ATGGCCCTGGTCGCCGGAGTGGACAGCTCCACCCAGTCCTGCAAGGTGGTGATCCGGGATGCCGGCACCGGCGCACTGATCCGCTCCGGCACTGCACGGCACGAGTCCGGCACCGAAATCGATCCGGACATCTGGTGGTCGGCCCTGCAGTTGGCGCTGGCCGCGGCCGGCGGCCTGGATGATGTGGCAGCCGTGGCGGTTTCCGGGCAGCAGCACGGGATGGTCTGCCTGGACGAGGACGGCGCGGTGGTCCGCCCGGCCCTGCTCTGGAACGACACGCGCTCCGCGGCGGCCGCGGACAAGCTCGTCTCCGACGCCGGGCCCGACGGCGCCCGGTACTGGGCGGCGGAAACCGGCACCGTTCCGGTGGCCTCCATTACCGCGGCAAAACTGCGATGGCTGGCCGAGAACGAGCCGGAGAACGCCGCCCTCACCGCCGCCGTCTGCCTGCCGCACGACTGGCTGAGCTGGCGCCTCGCCGGACACGGCCCGGGCAGCGGCCTCGCCGGACTCGACGCGCTGCGCACCGACCGCTCCGATGCCTCCGGCACCGGCTACTGGTCCCCGCGCACCGGCGAATACCTGCCGGCCGTCCTGGAACAGACGCTGGGCCACGTGCCGCTGTTGCCCCGGGTCCTGGGCCCCCTCGACGCGGATCAGCGCACGGCCGGCGGCGCCGTGATCGCACCGGGCACCGGTGACAATGCCGGCGCCGCACTCGGCGTGGGCGCCGGGGTGGGCGACGTCGTCGTTTCCGTGGGGACCTCCGGCACGGTTTTCGCGGTCACTGCCGATCCCACCGCCGACGCCACCGGCTTGGTGGCCGGGTTTGCGGACGCCAGCGGCCACTTCCTGCCGCTGACTGCCACGCTGAACGCCTCCCGCATCCTGGATGCGACGGCGGCCCTGCTGTCCGTGGACCTTCCCGCGCTGACCCGCCTGGCGCTCGAGGCTGTGGAAGGTGCCGGCGGGCTGAGCCTGGTGCCGTACTTCGAGGGCGAGCGCACGCCCAACCTTCCCGACGCCACGGGATCCCTGCACGGGATAACCCTGGCGAACTACACGCCGGCCAACCTGGCCCGCGCCGCCGTCGAAGGCATCGCCTGCTCGCTGGCGGACGGGCTGGCTGCACTGGCCGACCTGGGGATCGAGGCCCGCCGCATCATCCTGGTGGGCGGCGGTGCCCGGTCCGAGGCGCTGCAGCACGCGGTGTCGGCCGTGTTCGGCATGCCGGTTACCGTGCCGGAACCGGGGGAGTACGTGGCCGACGGCGCCGCGCGGCAGGCAGCCGCGGTCCTCACCGGGGAATGGCCGCAGTGGACCGCTGCCGCCGCCTCCGTGGTGCAGGCCCCGCCGGCTCCGCAAATCTTGGAGCGCTACCGCCGGGTTGCCGGTCTGGTCTAG